The Roseimicrobium gellanilyticum genome contains a region encoding:
- a CDS encoding DUF1553 domain-containing protein, translated as MRITHRSLALSRVLALALALVFVGFAPAASTPATVAAKPTPAQVEFFESKIRPVLVGECYDCHGAKKDKGGLRLDSRDAMLAGGDSGPLFVPGAPEKSLLIQSLMHTTPETELHMPKDGAKLEEGRIADFKKWIADGAPDPRDKPEPVMSPEQSWEQALATRKQWWSFLPVKATEPPAVKDAAWSQHPVDRFLLAKQEAQGLQPVKAADAATLIRRVSYVLTGLPPTPEEIETFKTAFAKNADAALSELIDRLMASPRYGEAWARHWMDWVRYAESHGSEGDAAIPFAWRYRDYLIRAFNSDVPYPQMVREAIAGDMLKSPRVDAVNGINESALGIGQLRMVLHGFSPTDSLDELVTFTDNQVDTVTKAFLGLTVSCARCHNHKFDAISQADFYSLYGIFTSTRPALIDVNLPEVGKVQREELTKLKGEIKKVVAEAWLAAAKDLPTIPEKPVPPMSEGVIEHWDLRKEKWYTDGHGVQQGPTKAGEFSIATEGERIIAGVHPSGVFSDLLSTKVRGVLMSPRLKNPGGKLWMRSAGGGMARARYVVQNYPRTGTIHKAKDFKDEPGDARLAWRELDLEYWKGDDIFIQCTTVADQPAEAKLDARSWFGITDVIITKGEPPPAVSIHGNPAEAVQAWQSGKMTDAQAELLDSLIAEGKLPNDAKKIPAAAALLARYREVEAALPLPTRAPGVLEAEGHDAPMFAQGDHKRPGPPVPRRFLDGINPTPYHTAKSGRLELAESIVDPANPLTSRVVVNRLWQTVFGNGLVATPDNFGRLGEPPSHPELLDYLASRFDSEKGSIKSMLKFLLNSKAFQLDSEAAPAAAQKDPQNKLLTHFTVRRLEAESIRDSILALSGKMEEKMYGESESGGSYRRSVYVKVVRNSLDDFLTAFDAPVPSASRGKRDSTNVPAQSLALLNDRKVINWSGYWGARSYKNKDLATDEARVQRMFQEAFGRAATETEVAQNIAFLGASSKVGEQQQAELARLEKTQDELRSRIESVLSPVRNKLTEDKRKSQGAPPDLAGVPEPLAEWDFEDGPNDLKGKLPLTLEGGARIEHGMLILDGGKALARSAPIKQRMRGKTLEAWVLLDELEQRGGGVMTLQDLKGNVFDSIVFAEHEAGCWVAGSDFGRRTKPSGGDVERDAAQRAVHVAISWDANARVNVYRDGQLYGRGYKADDVAVFEPNAAEVLLGCRHGAPGGNRMLRGKILRARLYDRPLRPDDIEMTRKIEQTVVTERDVMDALTEANRANVRQWQDESEALHKKLIVLREQVAKASGPEQAWQSLALALVNLKEFIYLK; from the coding sequence ATGCGCATCACCCACAGGAGTCTTGCTCTCTCTCGTGTTCTTGCACTTGCCCTGGCGCTTGTATTTGTCGGATTCGCTCCAGCCGCATCCACACCCGCGACGGTTGCTGCCAAGCCCACGCCGGCACAAGTCGAGTTCTTCGAGTCGAAGATTCGTCCCGTGCTCGTGGGGGAATGCTACGACTGTCACGGCGCGAAGAAGGACAAGGGCGGCCTGCGTCTGGACTCTCGCGATGCCATGCTCGCTGGCGGTGATAGCGGCCCGCTCTTTGTACCCGGCGCTCCGGAGAAGAGCCTGCTCATCCAGTCGCTCATGCACACCACGCCGGAAACGGAGCTGCATATGCCGAAGGATGGCGCGAAGCTGGAGGAGGGACGCATCGCCGACTTCAAGAAGTGGATTGCCGATGGCGCGCCCGACCCGCGTGATAAACCCGAGCCCGTGATGAGCCCGGAGCAATCGTGGGAGCAGGCGCTCGCCACGCGGAAGCAGTGGTGGAGCTTCCTGCCGGTGAAGGCCACGGAGCCTCCCGCCGTGAAGGACGCTGCCTGGTCACAGCATCCCGTGGATCGATTCCTTCTCGCAAAACAAGAGGCGCAAGGATTGCAGCCTGTGAAGGCTGCTGATGCAGCCACGCTCATCCGTCGTGTCTCCTATGTGCTCACGGGACTACCACCCACACCGGAGGAAATCGAAACCTTCAAGACTGCATTTGCCAAGAATGCCGATGCCGCACTCAGCGAACTCATCGACCGCCTGATGGCCTCACCACGCTACGGCGAGGCGTGGGCTCGTCACTGGATGGATTGGGTGCGCTATGCGGAGTCCCACGGTAGCGAAGGGGACGCGGCCATTCCCTTCGCGTGGCGTTATCGCGATTATCTTATCCGTGCCTTCAACAGTGATGTCCCCTATCCGCAGATGGTGCGTGAGGCGATCGCTGGTGACATGCTGAAGAGTCCGCGTGTGGATGCGGTAAATGGCATCAATGAAAGCGCGCTGGGAATTGGTCAGCTCCGCATGGTGCTGCATGGATTCTCGCCCACGGACTCGCTGGATGAACTGGTGACCTTCACGGACAACCAGGTGGATACGGTCACGAAGGCCTTCCTCGGACTCACGGTCTCCTGCGCGCGATGCCACAATCACAAGTTCGATGCCATCTCCCAGGCGGACTTCTATTCGCTCTACGGCATCTTCACCAGCACACGTCCCGCCTTGATTGATGTGAATCTGCCAGAGGTGGGCAAGGTGCAGCGCGAAGAACTCACCAAGCTGAAGGGCGAAATCAAGAAGGTGGTGGCTGAAGCATGGCTCGCCGCAGCGAAGGACCTGCCTACCATTCCTGAGAAGCCTGTGCCTCCCATGTCTGAGGGGGTGATTGAGCACTGGGACCTTCGCAAGGAGAAGTGGTATACGGATGGCCATGGCGTGCAGCAAGGCCCGACGAAGGCGGGTGAGTTCAGCATTGCCACGGAAGGTGAGCGCATCATCGCGGGGGTCCATCCTTCTGGTGTCTTCAGTGATCTGCTGTCCACGAAGGTTCGCGGTGTGCTCATGTCACCGCGGTTGAAAAATCCCGGTGGTAAGCTCTGGATGCGCTCCGCAGGCGGCGGCATGGCGCGTGCACGCTATGTGGTGCAGAATTATCCGCGCACCGGCACCATCCACAAGGCGAAGGACTTCAAGGATGAGCCGGGCGATGCACGCCTCGCCTGGCGTGAACTGGACCTCGAATATTGGAAGGGCGATGACATCTTCATCCAGTGCACGACGGTGGCGGATCAACCCGCCGAGGCGAAGCTGGATGCACGTTCATGGTTCGGCATCACGGATGTGATCATCACCAAAGGCGAGCCCCCACCCGCGGTGTCCATCCATGGAAATCCGGCGGAGGCCGTGCAGGCCTGGCAGAGCGGCAAGATGACGGATGCGCAGGCGGAGCTGCTCGACTCCCTGATTGCCGAGGGTAAGCTTCCCAACGATGCAAAGAAAATTCCCGCTGCCGCCGCGCTGCTGGCCAGGTATCGTGAAGTAGAGGCCGCGCTGCCTCTGCCCACACGTGCTCCGGGTGTGCTGGAGGCGGAGGGGCATGATGCGCCGATGTTCGCGCAGGGTGATCACAAGCGGCCCGGCCCCCCAGTGCCACGTCGATTCCTGGACGGCATCAATCCTACACCCTATCACACCGCGAAGAGTGGTCGCCTGGAGCTTGCGGAGAGCATCGTGGATCCCGCGAACCCGCTGACCTCTCGCGTCGTTGTGAATCGCCTGTGGCAGACGGTCTTTGGCAATGGTCTTGTGGCCACGCCAGACAATTTCGGTCGCCTCGGCGAACCACCGTCGCATCCCGAGCTGCTCGATTATCTGGCCAGCCGCTTCGATTCGGAAAAGGGCAGCATCAAGAGCATGCTGAAATTCCTGCTGAACTCCAAAGCCTTCCAACTCGACTCGGAGGCAGCACCTGCCGCTGCGCAAAAGGACCCGCAGAACAAGCTGCTCACGCACTTCACCGTGCGGAGACTCGAAGCAGAATCCATCCGCGACAGCATTCTCGCACTCTCCGGCAAGATGGAAGAGAAGATGTATGGTGAGTCCGAGTCGGGCGGCTCCTATCGACGCAGCGTGTATGTGAAGGTGGTGCGCAACAGCCTGGATGATTTCCTGACCGCATTCGACGCACCCGTGCCAAGCGCTTCTCGTGGCAAGCGCGACTCTACCAATGTGCCTGCGCAATCGCTCGCGCTTCTGAATGATCGCAAGGTCATCAACTGGTCCGGCTATTGGGGCGCGCGCTCGTACAAGAACAAGGACCTGGCAACGGATGAAGCCCGGGTGCAGCGGATGTTCCAGGAGGCATTCGGTCGCGCGGCCACGGAGACGGAAGTTGCGCAGAACATTGCCTTTCTAGGGGCGTCCTCAAAGGTGGGAGAGCAGCAGCAGGCCGAGTTGGCCCGACTTGAGAAGACACAGGACGAACTCCGAAGCCGCATCGAGTCCGTGCTGTCGCCCGTGCGCAACAAGCTCACCGAAGACAAGCGGAAGTCCCAAGGTGCTCCTCCGGACCTGGCCGGTGTTCCGGAGCCGCTTGCCGAATGGGACTTCGAAGACGGCCCGAATGATTTGAAGGGGAAACTCCCGCTCACACTGGAAGGTGGGGCGCGCATCGAGCATGGCATGCTGATTCTTGATGGCGGCAAGGCCCTGGCTCGCAGCGCTCCCATCAAGCAACGGATGCGTGGGAAGACGCTGGAGGCCTGGGTACTGCTGGATGAGCTGGAGCAGCGCGGTGGCGGTGTGATGACCTTGCAGGACTTGAAGGGAAATGTGTTTGATTCCATCGTCTTCGCCGAGCACGAGGCGGGATGCTGGGTGGCTGGCAGTGACTTTGGCAGGCGCACGAAACCATCAGGCGGCGATGTGGAGCGTGATGCTGCGCAGCGGGCTGTGCATGTGGCCATCTCGTGGGACGCAAATGCCCGGGTGAATGTCTATCGGGATGGCCAGCTCTATGGACGCGGATACAAGGCGGATGATGTCGCGGTGTTCGAACCCAACGCCGCAGAGGTGCTGCTGGGCTGCCGTCATGGTGCGCCCGGTGGGAATCGCATGCTGCGCGGGAAGATTCTGCGCGCGCGCCTCTATGACCGCCCGCTGCGCCCGGATGATATCGAGATGACCCGGAAGATTGAGCAGACCGTGGTGACCGAGCGTGATGTGATGGATGCTCTCACCGAGGCCAATCGTGCCAATGTGCGCCAGTGGCAGGATGAATCCGAAGCGCTGCACAAGAAACTCATTGTGCTCCGCGAGCAAGTCGCCAAGGCCAGCGGACCTGAGCAGGCGTGGCAGAGTCTGGCGCTCGCGCTGGTGAATCTGAAGGAGTTTATTTATCTGAAGTGA
- a CDS encoding IclR family transcriptional regulator, producing the protein MKTPAIQRTTSNSNRSLPGEGPTGNGSNSNGDTLTNGNGNGNGAAAVTPVESESQAPALQRGLAVLEFLAGREEGATLSEISAALGLSPASSFRLTGVLEDSGYVLREETSRRFRLSRKLLRLGQPQHEGRSLVECCLPAMREVLAQTGETVQLCCLAEHECVMIEQLPSTHPFKYIVDLGSRPPIHCCAPGKAMLAYLPEPALGAALAATTFTTHTPRTLTTAEALVESFGKIRERGFAVDQGEHFEGIHCVAAPLLDRHGHPVAAITIAGPSTRIQARRFNEYGRIMKQAAAQAALRYLG; encoded by the coding sequence ATGAAAACACCCGCGATCCAGCGCACCACCAGCAACAGCAACAGGAGCCTTCCCGGGGAGGGCCCGACTGGCAACGGCAGCAACTCGAACGGCGATACTCTGACGAACGGAAACGGAAACGGGAATGGGGCCGCAGCGGTCACGCCGGTGGAGTCCGAGTCGCAAGCCCCTGCTCTGCAGCGTGGACTTGCTGTGCTGGAGTTCCTCGCCGGTCGTGAAGAGGGCGCGACGCTCTCTGAAATCAGCGCCGCGCTGGGCCTCTCTCCCGCGTCGAGCTTCCGCCTTACGGGGGTGCTGGAGGATTCGGGGTACGTGCTGCGTGAGGAGACCTCGCGACGCTTCCGGCTCTCTCGCAAGCTCCTGCGTCTTGGCCAGCCGCAGCATGAGGGGCGCAGCCTCGTGGAGTGCTGCCTGCCTGCTATGCGTGAGGTACTGGCGCAGACGGGGGAGACGGTGCAGCTCTGCTGCCTCGCGGAGCATGAGTGCGTGATGATTGAGCAGCTGCCCTCCACGCATCCCTTCAAGTACATCGTGGACCTCGGCTCGCGTCCGCCCATACACTGCTGCGCGCCGGGGAAGGCGATGCTGGCATATCTTCCGGAGCCTGCGCTTGGCGCCGCGCTGGCTGCGACCACCTTCACTACGCATACGCCACGCACCCTCACTACGGCGGAGGCGCTGGTGGAGTCCTTTGGGAAGATTCGCGAACGTGGTTTCGCGGTGGACCAGGGGGAACATTTCGAGGGCATCCACTGTGTGGCGGCTCCGCTGCTGGATCGCCATGGACATCCCGTGGCGGCCATCACGATTGCCGGACCCTCCACTCGCATCCAGGCCCGCCGTTTCAATGAGTACGGTCGTATCATGAAGCAGGCTGCCGCACAGGCTGCGCTTCGGTATCTTGGTTGA